In Microbacterium sp. 1.5R, the following are encoded in one genomic region:
- a CDS encoding FtsW/RodA/SpoVE family cell cycle protein, with translation MTTDVTADTSVIKALKRMRMPQTQRNREFWLLLFAVALSGGALTLVQLGALGLIDPMILAIGGGLAVLAFAVHFVLRAVASAADPFLLPIATLLTGLGIAMIYRIDIAKSLTGWDAYSTKQLAWTGISLAGAIACVILLRNYRVLFRYTYIFGLSGILLLLLPFVPGLRIPDANAQVWVSLGGMFAFQPGELAKICLAIFFAGYLVRTRESLTSVGTKFLGIMWPRMRELGPVLVVWAISLGIIVIQRDLGTGTLIFGMFVAMLYVATGKTSWVLIGLALVAAGVAVATQILSYVQGRFVNWLFLFDPEKVDPDGAGFQPMQGLFGLAHGGLLGTGWGQGRPDVTPLAHSDYIITSLGEEIGLIGLFAILCLYMVFVSRGVRIGLAGQDDFGKLLAIGLSFTIALQVFIMVGGVTRVIPLTGLTTPFLAAGGSSLIANWLIVAILLRISDGVRSQPRAVIG, from the coding sequence ATGACCACCGACGTCACGGCCGACACCAGCGTCATCAAGGCCCTCAAGAGAATGCGGATGCCGCAGACGCAGCGCAACCGCGAGTTCTGGCTGCTGCTCTTCGCCGTCGCTCTCAGTGGCGGCGCTCTCACGCTCGTGCAGCTCGGTGCTCTGGGTCTGATCGACCCCATGATCCTGGCGATCGGCGGTGGCCTCGCCGTTCTGGCCTTCGCCGTGCACTTCGTGCTGCGTGCCGTCGCGTCGGCCGCCGACCCGTTCCTGCTGCCGATCGCCACGCTGCTGACCGGCCTCGGCATCGCGATGATCTATCGCATCGACATCGCGAAGTCCCTCACGGGGTGGGACGCCTACTCGACGAAGCAGCTCGCGTGGACGGGCATCTCCCTCGCCGGGGCGATCGCGTGCGTGATCCTGCTGCGCAACTACCGGGTGCTGTTCCGCTACACCTACATCTTCGGCCTCTCCGGCATCCTGCTCCTGCTGCTCCCCTTCGTCCCGGGCCTGCGCATCCCCGATGCGAACGCCCAGGTCTGGGTGTCGCTCGGCGGCATGTTCGCCTTCCAGCCCGGCGAGCTCGCCAAGATCTGCCTCGCGATCTTCTTCGCGGGCTATCTCGTGCGCACGCGGGAGAGCCTGACGTCTGTCGGCACGAAGTTCCTCGGCATCATGTGGCCGCGCATGCGCGAACTCGGACCGGTTCTGGTGGTGTGGGCGATCTCCCTCGGCATCATCGTCATCCAGCGCGACCTCGGAACCGGAACCCTGATCTTCGGCATGTTCGTCGCAATGCTCTACGTCGCGACCGGCAAGACGAGCTGGGTGCTCATCGGCCTCGCCCTCGTGGCTGCGGGTGTCGCGGTGGCGACACAGATCCTCAGCTACGTGCAGGGCCGCTTCGTCAACTGGCTGTTCCTCTTCGACCCCGAGAAGGTCGACCCCGACGGCGCCGGCTTCCAGCCCATGCAGGGCCTGTTCGGGCTGGCGCACGGCGGCCTTCTCGGCACGGGCTGGGGTCAGGGACGCCCCGACGTCACGCCCCTCGCCCACAGCGACTACATCATCACGAGCCTCGGCGAGGAGATCGGCCTGATCGGGCTGTTCGCGATCCTCTGCCTCTACATGGTCTTCGTGAGCCGTGGCGTGCGCATCGGACTGGCGGGTCAGGACGACTTCGGCAAGCTGCTCGCCATCGGCCTCTCGTTCACCATCGCGCTGCAGGTGTTCATCATGGTCGGCGGCGTGACGAGGGTCATCCCGCTGACCGGTCTGACCACGCCGTTCCTCGCCGCCGGTGGATCCTCGCTCATCGCCAACTGGCTGATCGTGGCCATCCTGCTGCGCATCTCCGACGGCGTCCGCAGCCAACCCCGGGCGGTGATCGGCTGA
- a CDS encoding PP2C family protein-serine/threonine phosphatase translates to MVFEGSSAAISHTGKVRSNNQDSGYSGANLFVVADGMGGHAGGDVASSIAIHRMEPLDQPYSSVDDAQASLQAAATTAAGDLIRAAKDRPELAGLGTTLSAVIMVDDYAVIGHIGDSRIYLYRDDAVTQITADHTFVQRLVDSGRITPEEARYHPRRSVLMRVLSDMDADPELDMFVMHTQPGDRWLLCSDGLSGVVDEAHILKAMRMGMAPGRTADNLLKQALDGGAPDNVTIVLVEVGGQHAMHSGTATIVGSASNPANVTVPPVRAPRGNWLHPVRQAANEPSHFEPAPEYLEELIEEDRRRAKRRRLGWIAGMLVVVAMLVFAAFAAYSWTQTRYFVGADDDSVVIYQGVQQNIGPITLSTPLRDTDILLANLPPYQRDSVERTITARSFSDAEAIVARLQAGADRVIGETPLPTPLPTATPTEDAG, encoded by the coding sequence ATGGTCTTCGAAGGCTCGAGCGCCGCGATCTCCCACACCGGGAAGGTCCGCTCCAACAACCAGGATTCCGGGTACTCCGGGGCGAATCTCTTCGTCGTCGCCGACGGCATGGGCGGTCACGCCGGCGGTGACGTCGCCTCGAGCATCGCGATCCACCGGATGGAGCCGCTCGACCAGCCGTACTCGTCTGTCGACGACGCACAGGCCTCACTGCAGGCCGCCGCGACCACCGCGGCCGGCGATCTGATCCGCGCCGCCAAGGACCGCCCCGAACTCGCCGGCCTCGGCACCACGCTCAGCGCCGTCATCATGGTCGACGACTACGCGGTCATCGGCCACATCGGCGACTCGCGCATCTACCTCTACCGCGACGACGCGGTGACGCAGATCACGGCCGACCACACCTTCGTGCAGCGACTCGTCGACTCGGGCCGCATCACCCCCGAAGAGGCGCGATACCACCCGCGTCGCTCGGTGCTCATGCGCGTGCTGAGCGACATGGACGCCGATCCCGAGCTCGACATGTTCGTGATGCACACCCAGCCGGGCGACCGCTGGCTGCTGTGCTCCGACGGCCTCTCGGGCGTCGTCGACGAGGCGCACATCCTCAAGGCGATGCGCATGGGGATGGCGCCTGGCCGCACGGCCGACAACCTGCTCAAGCAGGCGCTCGACGGCGGAGCCCCCGACAACGTGACGATCGTCCTCGTCGAGGTCGGCGGTCAGCACGCGATGCACTCCGGCACGGCGACGATCGTCGGCTCGGCATCGAACCCCGCCAACGTGACCGTTCCTCCGGTGCGCGCGCCCCGCGGCAACTGGCTGCACCCGGTACGCCAGGCCGCGAACGAGCCCAGCCACTTCGAGCCGGCCCCCGAATACCTCGAAGAGCTCATCGAAGAGGACCGTCGACGCGCCAAGCGCCGCCGTCTCGGATGGATCGCCGGGATGCTGGTGGTCGTCGCGATGCTCGTGTTCGCCGCCTTCGCCGCCTACAGCTGGACGCAGACGCGCTACTTCGTCGGCGCCGACGACGACAGTGTCGTGATCTACCAGGGCGTGCAGCAGAACATCGGCCCGATCACCCTGTCGACTCCGCTCCGCGACACCGACATCCTGCTCGCCAACCTTCCGCCGTACCAGCGTGACTCCGTGGAGCGCACGATCACGGCGCGGTCGTTCTCGGATGCCGAGGCCATCGTCGCGCGACTCCAGGCCGGCGCCGACCGCGTGATCGGCGAGACCCCGCTGCCCACTCCCCTGCCCACCGCGACGCCGACGGAGGACGCAGGATGA
- a CDS encoding FHA domain-containing protein FhaB/FipA — MSTPSELVLLLLRVGFLLLLWFFVFGVVYSLRADLFGMKVRKLPAEVAAATPAPTQSPASAPASRPASSKPSTGPATVATAKRLVITSGPKAGLELPLGNETLTIGRSSESALVIRDDYTSSHHARLMLRGDSWAIQDLDSTNGTFVAGQRVTGGPVALALGTPIKVGATTFELRA, encoded by the coding sequence GTGAGCACACCCAGTGAACTCGTCCTGCTGCTGCTGCGCGTGGGCTTCCTGCTGCTGCTGTGGTTCTTCGTGTTCGGCGTCGTCTACTCGCTGCGCGCCGATCTGTTCGGCATGAAGGTCCGCAAGCTCCCGGCCGAGGTCGCCGCGGCGACGCCTGCTCCGACGCAGTCGCCCGCATCCGCCCCGGCCTCCCGCCCCGCGTCGTCGAAGCCCAGCACCGGTCCCGCCACGGTCGCGACGGCCAAGCGGCTCGTCATCACCTCCGGTCCGAAGGCGGGGCTCGAGCTCCCCCTCGGCAACGAGACGTTGACGATCGGACGCTCCAGCGAATCCGCCCTCGTGATCCGCGACGACTACACGTCCAGTCACCACGCACGTCTGATGCTGCGCGGCGACAGCTGGGCCATCCAGGACCTCGACTCGACCAACGGCACCTTCGTCGCCGGCCAGCGCGTGACCGGCGGTCCCGTCGCCCTCGCCCTCGGCACCCCCATCAAGGTGGGCGCCACGACCTTCGAGCTGCGAGCCTGA
- a CDS encoding FhaA domain-containing protein, whose translation MGLLDSFEKGLERAVNSAFAKTFRSGIQPVEIASALRREADTKAAVVSRDRIIAPNNFVVRLSTDDAERMQGLGGALTDELHAILTKHAKSQGYSFSGPLSISLEGDDKIATGTVNVSSGTVEGRVEWQAVIDVDGRRHSLTRARTVIGRGTDADITITDAGSSRKHVEVLWDGERAMMRDLGSTNGTKVDGQKVREAALPSDTTLTIGRTDLVFRIVPVATPSRPPRPRDDDATRAFGAIS comes from the coding sequence GTGGGACTACTTGACAGCTTTGAGAAGGGTCTCGAGCGCGCTGTGAACAGCGCCTTCGCGAAGACCTTCCGCAGCGGCATCCAGCCCGTGGAGATCGCTTCCGCCCTTCGGCGCGAAGCGGACACCAAAGCGGCTGTGGTGAGCAGGGACCGCATCATCGCGCCCAATAACTTCGTCGTGCGCCTCAGCACCGACGACGCCGAGCGCATGCAGGGGCTCGGCGGAGCCCTCACCGACGAACTGCACGCGATTCTCACCAAGCACGCGAAGTCGCAGGGTTACAGCTTCTCCGGCCCGCTCTCGATCTCGCTCGAGGGTGACGACAAGATCGCGACCGGCACGGTCAACGTCAGCTCCGGAACCGTCGAGGGCCGCGTCGAGTGGCAGGCCGTGATCGACGTCGACGGCCGTCGCCACTCGCTCACCCGCGCACGCACCGTCATCGGCCGCGGAACGGATGCCGACATCACTATCACCGACGCCGGATCCAGCCGTAAGCACGTCGAGGTCCTCTGGGACGGAGAGCGCGCCATGATGCGCGATCTCGGCTCGACGAACGGCACCAAGGTCGACGGCCAGAAGGTGCGCGAAGCCGCCCTTCCCTCCGACACCACCCTGACCATCGGACGCACCGACCTGGTGTTCCGCATCGTTCCCGTCGCCACCCCGTCGCGCCCGCCCCGGCCGCGCGACGACGACGCGACCCGCGCGTTCGGGGCCATCTCGTGA
- a CDS encoding LCP family protein, with translation MIGWISVAVVAALVAVGAIAYGQLQGNVTTAPIRSDDGESEPELATGDLNILLLGSDSRALESEGFGEDDGTERSDAMVIAHISSDNTRIDAVQLPRDTVGDLPACDDNGRGSYGGGWGMLNSALQYGPACSVAAVEQLTGLAIDHFVQMDFEGFIGMVDAMGGIDVCLPEPLQDGHARLDLPAGPQSINGDQALALARTRHALAQESDIARLGHQQMVLSAIVQKATKSAVLVRPDRLYAFLDAVTSSMTVDPGLGALTDLAGLAARVANVPLSSVTFLTMPTTEAPEDPNRVVPTADADVIFRALIDDVPIVLTTDEVQPEAPVRTAPVQILNGAGVSGLASRVSDDATGYGYTVAGIANADPVDLTTITAADTPDAQQTAQALAAELGIQVVVQVGDVDGVQLLLGADYEALTSQPRATPVPPRPVDAVNRSADTDLCAA, from the coding sequence GTGATCGGCTGGATCAGCGTCGCCGTCGTGGCCGCCCTTGTCGCCGTGGGCGCCATCGCCTACGGGCAGCTGCAGGGCAACGTCACCACGGCGCCCATCCGCTCGGACGACGGTGAGAGTGAGCCCGAGCTCGCGACGGGCGATCTGAACATCCTGCTGCTCGGGTCCGATTCCCGGGCGCTCGAGTCCGAGGGCTTCGGCGAAGACGACGGCACCGAGCGCAGCGACGCGATGGTGATCGCTCACATCTCGAGTGACAACACCCGCATCGACGCCGTGCAGCTTCCGCGCGACACCGTCGGCGACCTGCCGGCGTGCGACGACAACGGGCGCGGGTCGTATGGCGGCGGCTGGGGGATGCTGAACTCGGCACTGCAGTACGGCCCGGCCTGCTCCGTCGCGGCGGTCGAGCAGCTGACCGGTCTCGCGATAGACCACTTCGTGCAGATGGACTTCGAGGGATTCATCGGCATGGTCGACGCGATGGGCGGCATCGATGTGTGCCTGCCGGAGCCGCTGCAGGACGGGCACGCACGCCTCGACCTGCCCGCCGGCCCCCAGTCGATCAACGGCGACCAGGCACTCGCACTCGCTCGCACGCGCCATGCGCTCGCCCAGGAGAGCGACATCGCCCGCCTCGGGCACCAGCAGATGGTGCTCTCGGCGATCGTGCAGAAGGCCACCAAGTCCGCCGTGCTCGTGCGCCCCGACCGGCTCTACGCGTTCCTCGATGCCGTGACCTCGTCGATGACCGTCGACCCCGGTCTCGGAGCCCTGACCGATCTCGCCGGCCTCGCCGCGCGGGTCGCGAATGTTCCGCTCAGCAGCGTCACATTCCTCACCATGCCGACGACCGAGGCCCCGGAGGACCCCAATCGCGTCGTGCCGACCGCGGACGCCGACGTCATCTTCCGGGCGCTGATCGACGACGTGCCGATCGTGCTCACCACCGACGAGGTGCAGCCCGAGGCGCCGGTGCGCACCGCGCCCGTGCAGATCCTCAACGGTGCCGGTGTCAGCGGTCTGGCGTCCCGCGTCTCCGATGACGCGACGGGCTACGGATACACCGTCGCCGGCATCGCCAATGCCGACCCGGTCGACCTCACGACCATCACGGCCGCAGACACCCCTGACGCCCAGCAGACGGCGCAGGCGCTCGCCGCAGAGCTCGGCATCCAGGTCGTCGTCCAGGTCGGAGACGTCGACGGCGTGCAGCTGCTGCTCGGCGCCGACTACGAAGCACTCACCTCGCAGCCCCGCGCCACCCCGGTGCCACCGCGGCCGGTGGATGCGGTGAACCGCAGCGCCGACACCGACCTCTGCGCCGCCTGA
- a CDS encoding siderophore-interacting protein, whose product MPEQPRRAPSQAVLSVQQVEQVSPDLVRITAGGDGYEAFTDNVYTDKYVKILFADPRHGLTPPYDLAQLREHSPEKLPTPRTYTVRAADAERQRLVIDFVVHGDEGVAGPWARRAQVGDTLVVSGAGGGYLPEPGAPWHLLIGDHTALPAISSALEAMDSDAVGHVILTVADPGDRILPDAPSGVAVRWTESDDELLAVLAELAWSDGHPSVFAHGERGTIKAVRALLKQREVPRESLSISAYWARGRAEDQFQAEKREPIGQIE is encoded by the coding sequence ATGCCGGAACAGCCTCGCCGAGCCCCCAGCCAAGCCGTGCTCAGCGTGCAGCAGGTCGAGCAGGTCAGCCCCGACCTCGTGCGCATCACGGCCGGAGGCGACGGGTACGAGGCCTTCACCGACAACGTCTACACCGACAAGTACGTCAAGATCCTCTTCGCCGATCCTCGCCACGGGCTCACCCCTCCCTACGATCTCGCTCAGCTGCGGGAGCACAGCCCCGAGAAGCTGCCCACTCCGCGCACATACACGGTGCGAGCAGCGGATGCCGAGCGCCAGCGTCTCGTCATCGACTTCGTCGTGCACGGCGATGAGGGTGTCGCCGGTCCGTGGGCTCGACGTGCACAGGTCGGGGACACGCTGGTCGTCAGCGGCGCGGGCGGCGGCTACCTGCCCGAGCCGGGAGCGCCGTGGCATCTGCTCATCGGCGACCACACCGCGCTCCCGGCGATCTCGTCGGCCCTCGAGGCGATGGACTCGGATGCCGTCGGGCACGTCATCCTCACCGTCGCCGACCCCGGCGACCGCATCCTTCCCGATGCTCCATCCGGAGTGGCGGTGCGATGGACTGAGTCCGATGACGAGCTGCTGGCCGTCCTCGCAGAGCTGGCCTGGTCGGACGGGCACCCCAGTGTGTTCGCGCACGGGGAGCGCGGAACCATCAAGGCCGTTCGGGCCCTGCTGAAGCAGCGCGAGGTGCCCAGAGAGTCGTTGTCGATCTCCGCCTACTGGGCGCGAGGCCGCGCGGAGGACCAGTTCCAGGCCGAGAAGCGGGAGCCCATCGGTCAGATCGAGTAG
- a CDS encoding aldo/keto reductase, with amino-acid sequence MLDTADSVRLGRSGVKISKVVLGCMSFGAPDRGAHGWSLDEEASRPLIAQALEAGITTFDTADVYSDGTSEEFVGRALKDFARRDEIVLATKVHGCMGPGANQAGLSRGHILSGIDASLTRLGTEYVDLYQIHRWDPETPIEETMEALHDVVRSGKARYIGASSMWAWQFAKAQGVAAQNGWTRFVSMQDQYNLLQREEEREMHPFCLDSGVGVLPWSPLARGRLTRDWNEATTRTATDAFGATLYRREDESNRAIVDAVARVAEGRGVSRAQIALAWVAQQSAVTAPIVGATKAVHIDDAVAAVSIRLEAAELAELEGAYTPRDPEGF; translated from the coding sequence ATGCTCGACACAGCAGACAGCGTCAGGCTCGGCCGTTCCGGAGTGAAGATCTCGAAGGTGGTGCTCGGATGCATGAGCTTCGGCGCACCGGACCGCGGCGCACACGGATGGTCGCTCGATGAGGAAGCGAGCCGCCCGCTGATCGCGCAGGCTCTCGAGGCAGGAATCACGACGTTCGACACCGCCGACGTGTACTCCGACGGCACGAGCGAGGAATTCGTCGGCCGTGCACTCAAGGACTTCGCGCGCCGCGACGAGATCGTGCTCGCGACGAAGGTGCACGGGTGCATGGGCCCGGGCGCGAATCAGGCCGGACTCAGCCGCGGGCACATCCTGTCGGGCATCGACGCGAGCTTGACGCGCCTCGGCACCGAGTATGTCGATCTTTACCAGATCCACCGGTGGGACCCCGAGACGCCGATCGAAGAGACCATGGAGGCGCTGCACGACGTCGTCCGCTCGGGCAAGGCTCGCTACATCGGCGCATCATCGATGTGGGCGTGGCAGTTCGCCAAGGCCCAGGGCGTCGCTGCGCAGAACGGCTGGACGCGCTTCGTCTCGATGCAGGATCAGTACAACCTGCTGCAGCGCGAGGAGGAGCGGGAGATGCACCCGTTCTGCCTCGACTCGGGCGTCGGCGTGCTGCCCTGGTCGCCGCTGGCGCGCGGCAGGCTCACGCGGGACTGGAATGAGGCGACCACGCGCACGGCGACCGATGCCTTCGGCGCGACGCTCTACCGCCGCGAAGACGAGTCGAATCGGGCGATCGTGGATGCGGTGGCTCGCGTCGCCGAGGGACGCGGCGTCTCCCGGGCTCAGATCGCCCTCGCGTGGGTCGCCCAGCAGTCGGCGGTGACCGCCCCGATCGTCGGCGCGACCAAGGCCGTTCACATCGACGATGCGGTCGCAGCCGTCAGCATCCGACTCGAGGCCGCCGAGCTCGCCGAGCTGGAGGGCGCCTACACGCCGCGGGATCCCGAGGGCTTCTGA
- the arr gene encoding NAD(+)--rifampin ADP-ribosyltransferase — MLRVSDALDDGPFFHGTKADLRPGDLLTAGYPSNYRPEIVMNHIYFTAVADGAGLAAELAPGDREPRVYEVEPTGDFENDPNVTDKKFPGNPTRSYRSAEPLRVVREVLDWTRLSAEALAAWRERLAALHADDRAEIIN, encoded by the coding sequence ATGCTGCGGGTGAGCGACGCACTGGATGACGGCCCCTTCTTCCACGGCACCAAGGCAGACCTGCGACCGGGCGACCTGCTGACCGCCGGATATCCGTCGAACTACCGGCCCGAGATCGTGATGAACCACATCTACTTCACCGCCGTGGCCGACGGTGCGGGACTCGCCGCCGAGCTCGCGCCGGGTGATCGCGAGCCGCGGGTCTACGAGGTCGAGCCGACCGGGGACTTCGAGAACGACCCGAATGTGACCGACAAGAAGTTCCCCGGCAATCCGACCCGTTCCTATCGCAGCGCGGAGCCGCTGAGGGTCGTCCGCGAGGTGCTCGACTGGACCCGCCTCTCGGCCGAGGCGCTCGCCGCATGGCGCGAACGGCTCGCGGCGCTGCACGCCGACGACCGCGCGGAGATCATCAACTGA
- a CDS encoding Pr6Pr family membrane protein translates to MSKAVASLSTASALPESVPRRTPLFSRAAVNFRPAALVYRVVALAIILTGVIRHSDILTGQPAWTTLLFYTMVSNLLCLAWVVLLLVRTVGDLRQRGRFGTSTPSARGSGAVMFAITVTMLIYLIVLVPSRFADGDAEIFSLTDNLIHIITPVLVIVDWLVFVPKGSFRWIDPLLWTLLPYVYLTWAFVYGALGGEFTPGQAYPYPFMDVDVLGVAGVAQWIIALTVALVAVGFVFVIIDRILGSLARRFVRH, encoded by the coding sequence ATGTCCAAAGCCGTCGCCTCCCTGTCCACGGCTTCCGCCCTCCCGGAGTCCGTGCCCCGTCGCACCCCGTTGTTCTCCCGCGCCGCGGTGAACTTCCGACCGGCCGCACTCGTCTACCGGGTCGTGGCGCTCGCCATCATCCTCACCGGTGTCATCCGGCACTCCGACATCCTGACCGGTCAGCCGGCGTGGACGACCCTGCTGTTCTACACGATGGTCAGCAACCTCCTGTGTCTCGCGTGGGTGGTGCTCCTCCTCGTCCGCACGGTCGGCGATCTGCGTCAGCGCGGACGGTTCGGCACATCGACGCCCAGCGCACGCGGCAGTGGAGCGGTGATGTTCGCGATCACCGTGACCATGCTGATCTACCTGATCGTGCTCGTTCCCTCGAGGTTCGCCGACGGCGACGCCGAGATCTTCTCACTCACCGACAACCTGATCCACATCATCACGCCCGTGCTGGTGATCGTCGACTGGCTGGTCTTCGTGCCGAAGGGATCGTTCCGGTGGATCGATCCTCTGCTGTGGACACTGCTCCCCTACGTGTATCTGACCTGGGCTTTCGTCTACGGTGCGCTCGGCGGCGAGTTCACACCAGGACAGGCGTATCCCTACCCGTTCATGGATGTCGACGTGCTCGGGGTCGCGGGCGTCGCTCAGTGGATCATCGCCCTCACGGTCGCTCTCGTCGCGGTCGGCTTCGTCTTCGTGATCATCGACCGCATCCTCGGATCGCTCGCCCGGCGGTTCGTCCGACACTGA
- a CDS encoding sugar kinase, with translation MTTSSPSVVTLGETMALVRTTEIGSLRHANSLAFGIGGAESNVAIGLARLGVATSWLGRVGDDSLGERIVREIRGDGVDVRAIVDPDAATGLMVKERPSAASTAVHYYRAASAGSRLRPEDLPDGWVEDASLLHITGITPLLSETARAAVHSAIDRARAAETIVSFDINYRSALASPDVAGSVLRELAERADIVFGGDEEFAILYPGTSAADAAERLREAGCATTVLKQGPDGASVLTAGSVVDSPGFTIEPVDTVGAGDAFVAGYLSALLDGQAVDAVLLRANACGAMACLVPGDWEAAPTLRDLERFLDAGSDPVRR, from the coding sequence GTGACCACCTCGTCGCCGTCCGTCGTCACGCTCGGAGAGACGATGGCGCTCGTGCGCACGACCGAGATCGGCTCGCTGCGTCACGCGAACTCGTTGGCGTTCGGCATCGGCGGTGCTGAGAGCAACGTCGCGATCGGACTCGCGCGACTCGGAGTCGCGACCTCGTGGCTGGGCCGCGTCGGCGACGACTCCCTCGGCGAGCGCATCGTCCGAGAGATCCGCGGTGACGGCGTCGACGTGCGCGCGATCGTCGACCCGGATGCCGCGACCGGCCTCATGGTGAAGGAGCGCCCGTCTGCGGCATCCACCGCGGTGCACTATTACCGTGCGGCGTCAGCCGGATCGCGGCTGCGACCGGAGGACCTGCCCGACGGGTGGGTCGAGGACGCGTCGCTCCTGCACATCACCGGGATCACTCCGCTGCTGTCCGAGACGGCCCGGGCGGCCGTCCACTCAGCCATCGATCGTGCTCGGGCAGCCGAAACGATCGTGAGCTTCGACATCAACTACCGGTCGGCGCTGGCGTCGCCCGATGTCGCCGGGTCCGTGCTGCGCGAACTCGCGGAACGTGCCGACATCGTCTTCGGCGGCGACGAGGAGTTCGCCATCCTGTATCCCGGCACCTCGGCAGCGGATGCCGCGGAACGCCTGCGGGAGGCCGGATGCGCGACGACCGTGCTCAAGCAGGGACCTGACGGCGCCTCGGTCCTCACCGCCGGATCGGTGGTCGACTCGCCGGGGTTCACGATCGAGCCGGTCGACACGGTCGGTGCGGGCGATGCGTTCGTGGCCGGGTATCTGAGCGCCCTGCTCGACGGCCAGGCGGTCGATGCGGTCCTGCTCCGGGCGAATGCCTGCGGCGCCATGGCCTGCCTCGTTCCCGGCGACTGGGAGGCGGCACCGACTCTGCGCGACCTCGAGCGCTTCCTCGACGCCGGCTCCGACCCGGTGCGCCGCTGA
- a CDS encoding bifunctional 4-hydroxy-2-oxoglutarate aldolase/2-dehydro-3-deoxy-phosphogluconate aldolase, whose product MTGEVRRVALPPRTVDSRLIVVARAKRAEDYDAVLDVLVDAGIRSVELTLTTPGTFEHFPHLLARFGDTIDLGIGTVTNAVDLARAIEVGAAYIVTPITSRDFVTQATDAGVPIVPGGLTPTELFASWSAGASAVKVFPAGQVGPAYLKDLRGPFPDLVAVPSGGVDLAGAEAWLRAGAVAVSVGGPLLGDAFAGGDLHALRERAASFVDVCARSAE is encoded by the coding sequence ATGACTGGTGAGGTGCGACGGGTCGCCCTCCCCCCGCGCACGGTCGACTCGCGCCTGATCGTCGTCGCCCGCGCGAAGCGGGCGGAGGACTACGACGCCGTGCTCGACGTGCTCGTCGATGCCGGCATCCGCAGCGTCGAGCTGACGCTGACCACACCGGGCACGTTCGAGCACTTCCCGCACCTGCTCGCGCGGTTCGGCGACACGATCGACCTCGGCATCGGCACCGTCACGAACGCCGTGGACCTGGCACGGGCGATCGAGGTGGGGGCGGCCTACATCGTGACCCCGATCACCTCGCGCGACTTCGTCACACAGGCGACGGATGCCGGTGTGCCGATCGTCCCGGGCGGACTCACGCCGACCGAGCTGTTCGCCTCGTGGTCTGCCGGAGCATCCGCGGTGAAGGTGTTCCCGGCGGGGCAGGTCGGACCCGCGTACCTGAAGGATCTGCGCGGCCCTTTCCCCGACCTCGTCGCCGTGCCCTCGGGGGGAGTCGATCTTGCCGGGGCCGAGGCGTGGCTGCGTGCCGGTGCGGTGGCGGTGAGTGTCGGCGGGCCGCTGCTCGGCGACGCGTTCGCCGGCGGTGACCTGCATGCCCTGCGGGAGCGCGCCGCGTCATTCGTCGACGTCTGCGCGCGGAGCGCCGAGTGA